In Calonectris borealis chromosome 20, bCalBor7.hap1.2, whole genome shotgun sequence, a genomic segment contains:
- the LOC142090989 gene encoding ankyrin repeat domain-containing protein 40-like isoform X2: MRARPGLEAVGGCGEMAAPAAERERQERLREAAALGDAEEVQRLVELGVSLNSQNEVNGWTCLHWACKRNHAPVVAYLLHAGADKEILTKKGERPAQLTSKREIRKMLGVEDDELPDLKKDSDLPIIPNYLANPPFPYVYNTMSNSIPDSPENGSISHLESQDTNSPSSPDVETGTRASLQHGNAAPKAADTGGVPSLPRGCTAPPYSKPVLQKGPVYQGSVSWSRSPPSPVGSNQSVPQQENGSCMGPVPAFQPVFFTGAFPLNMQELVLKVRIQNPNLRENDFIEIELDRQELTYKELLRVSCRELCVNPEHVQKIRKLPNTMLRKDKDVARLQDFQELELVLT, translated from the exons ATGAGAGCTCGCCCCGGCCTGGAGGCGGTCGGGGGCTGCGGCGAGATGGCGGCTCCGGCCGCCGAGCGGGAGCGGCAGGAGCGgctgcgggaggcggcggcgctgggggacGCGGAGGAGGTTCAGAGGCTGGTGGAGTTGGGGGTCAGCCTCAACTCCCAGAACGAAGTCAACGGCTG GACTTGTTTGCACTGGGCATGTAAACGGAACCATGCTCCAGTGGTGGCTTACCTGCTGCACGCTGGTGCTGACAAGGAGATCCTcacgaagaaaggagaaaggcCAGCCCAATTAACGTCAAAGAGAGAGATAAGGAAGATGTTGGGAG tggaAGATGATGAACTCCCAGACTTGAAGAAAGATTCAGATCTGCCAATCATCCCTAATTATCTGGCTAACCCACCTTTCCCTTACGTTTATAACACCATGAGTAACAGTATTCCGGATTCCCCTGAGAATGGGAGTATCTCTCACTTAGAATCGCAAGATACCaactctccttcctcacctgatGTGGAGACTGGCACACGTGCATCATTGCAGCATGGGAATGCTGCTCCCAAGGCGGCTGATACCGGAGGCGTGCCGTCACTGCCCAGGGGCTGTACTGCACCACCGTACTCAAAACCTGTCCTTCAGAAAGGTCCAGTTTACCAGGGATCTGTGTCTTGGAGCAGAAGTCCCCCTTCGCCAGTTGGATCAAATCAGTCTGTACCTCAGCAAGAAAACGGCTCCTGTATGGGGCCTGTGCCAGCATTTCAGCCAGTTTTCTTCACAGGAGCTTTTCCACTTAATATGCAAG aACTGGTGCTTAAAGTTAGAATACAAAACCCTAATCTTAGAGAAAATGACTTCATTGAAATTGAACTGGACAGACAAGAACTGACCTATAAGGAACTGCTCCGAGTGAGTTGCCGTGAGCTGTGTGTTAACCCTGAGCACGTACAGAAGATCAGAAAATTACCAAATACAATGTTAAGAAAG gacAAAGATGTTGCAAGGCTACAGGATTTCCAAGAACTGGAGCTTGTTCTAACA TGA
- the LOC142090989 gene encoding ankyrin repeat domain-containing protein 40-like isoform X1, translating into MRARPGLEAVGGCGEMAAPAAERERQERLREAAALGDAEEVQRLVELGVSLNSQNEVNGWTCLHWACKRNHAPVVAYLLHAGADKEILTKKGERPAQLTSKREIRKMLGVEDDELPDLKKDSDLPIIPNYLANPPFPYVYNTMSNSIPDSPENGSISHLESQDTNSPSSPDVETGTRASLQHGNAAPKAADTGGVPSLPRGCTAPPYSKPVLQKGPVYQGSVSWSRSPPSPVGSNQSVPQQENGSCMGPVPAFQPVFFTGAFPLNMQELVLKVRIQNPNLRENDFIEIELDRQELTYKELLRVSCRELCVNPEHVQKIRKLPNTMLRKDKDVARLQDFQELELVLTVSDKNLLFRVPTLSERSGYNKKASELTY; encoded by the exons ATGAGAGCTCGCCCCGGCCTGGAGGCGGTCGGGGGCTGCGGCGAGATGGCGGCTCCGGCCGCCGAGCGGGAGCGGCAGGAGCGgctgcgggaggcggcggcgctgggggacGCGGAGGAGGTTCAGAGGCTGGTGGAGTTGGGGGTCAGCCTCAACTCCCAGAACGAAGTCAACGGCTG GACTTGTTTGCACTGGGCATGTAAACGGAACCATGCTCCAGTGGTGGCTTACCTGCTGCACGCTGGTGCTGACAAGGAGATCCTcacgaagaaaggagaaaggcCAGCCCAATTAACGTCAAAGAGAGAGATAAGGAAGATGTTGGGAG tggaAGATGATGAACTCCCAGACTTGAAGAAAGATTCAGATCTGCCAATCATCCCTAATTATCTGGCTAACCCACCTTTCCCTTACGTTTATAACACCATGAGTAACAGTATTCCGGATTCCCCTGAGAATGGGAGTATCTCTCACTTAGAATCGCAAGATACCaactctccttcctcacctgatGTGGAGACTGGCACACGTGCATCATTGCAGCATGGGAATGCTGCTCCCAAGGCGGCTGATACCGGAGGCGTGCCGTCACTGCCCAGGGGCTGTACTGCACCACCGTACTCAAAACCTGTCCTTCAGAAAGGTCCAGTTTACCAGGGATCTGTGTCTTGGAGCAGAAGTCCCCCTTCGCCAGTTGGATCAAATCAGTCTGTACCTCAGCAAGAAAACGGCTCCTGTATGGGGCCTGTGCCAGCATTTCAGCCAGTTTTCTTCACAGGAGCTTTTCCACTTAATATGCAAG aACTGGTGCTTAAAGTTAGAATACAAAACCCTAATCTTAGAGAAAATGACTTCATTGAAATTGAACTGGACAGACAAGAACTGACCTATAAGGAACTGCTCCGAGTGAGTTGCCGTGAGCTGTGTGTTAACCCTGAGCACGTACAGAAGATCAGAAAATTACCAAATACAATGTTAAGAAAG gacAAAGATGTTGCAAGGCTACAGGATTTCCAAGAACTGGAGCTTGTTCTAACAGTAAGCGACAAAAACTTACTTTTCAGAGTCCCAACACTTTCTGAACGGAGTGGTTATAACAAGAAGGCATCAGAACTGACATATTAA